Part of the Aquarana catesbeiana isolate 2022-GZ linkage group LG12, ASM4218655v1, whole genome shotgun sequence genome, aaaggtgccaaatgagcctaaagaggaaggggtgttgtttacagatgatagggtgggtcttaaacaggaaggggtgtggcctcggcaggatggggtgggtcatatttaaattaggggggtgcatgcgtttagtcaggcctagggcagcacaaaacctaaatacaccactggagcTAGCACAGAGTGACTACAAACTGTAGGGGTCTTTGTGAAACCCTTTTTGCGGGACAGGTCAtctaggaaatgttttttttttttaaatcagttaatttttattgaaaagaaaaaacaagagaaaaCAAGAGCAAAAAACATACAAAAGTTTTTCAGTAGTATTTTAGGACATATAATAAGCACATGTATCTGACCATCAATATTTGTACATTATGTTACTCATATATAATAATATGCTTTGTagcttcatatcagaaataaaagatgTATATGTACAAAAAGACATTTGTGGTAGTGTTTCtccattctttttattttattttattttttttaaataacctatATGTCCTCTTAATAGGATACTATCCCTCTCCACTTTCGGTCCCAAAAAAGGGGGGGCCTCTGAGTGGAGTTTGTTACCGCTAACCCTCAATCAGCGGGAAGCGGTAAATATGCTCTATAGCAAACAATACCCATTGGGTATAACACAACCTAAACATTTGAACCTTTGCAGGTCCTAACACTCTTGCAATATTGCTCTATCGTAGACTTTCTTCTCAGTATTATGAACTAATTTGGTGTATTTATTGATATCGTTCTACCGCCTAAGATTCTATTTTGAACCAAACGCAATGGAGCCAGTCCCAGGGTGTCTAACCAGGGTTCCCAGATAGATTCAAATTTTTGTGGGCTACCTCGATGTTTATAGGTGAGTTGTTCTCTAATAAGAGAATCATTTACAGACGTGATccattctgtgtgtgtgggggccgTTATAGATTGATATGATATGATTTTCCTAGCCAGAAATAAAGTTCTGAGGATGGCAGTATATGTATGGGGCGTGTATTGTTCCTCATCCAACCAACCCAGCAAACAAAGTTTAGGGTCTGTAGTGAGTCTAAGATTCCAGATACTATTAATGGTACTAATCACTTCCGCCCAGTATCTATGCAATTTCGGGCATTTCCACAGCATGTGAACAAGTGTACCAGTGTCTACAAGGCAGCGGGGACACAACGGATCATCTCTCCTGTGCCATCTGTGCAATCTCTCAGGTGTGCGGTAGGTGCgatgtataataaataattgagtAAGTTTTTGAGTTGAGGACAGTGATATTTTAAGTACATTATCTAATATGGTAGTCCATTCCTCATCTGAGATATACTCTATGTCCGCTCCCAATCCAGTTCTACAATTCAGAGCCATCGCTTTAGACACATGGCCCAGAAGAGAACCGTACAGAGAGGAAATTTGTCCCTTACGGGATGAAGACAAGATCAGCTGTGTAATCACCGGGGACCTGGATAGCTCCCAAGTGGATACTACAGCCTGTGCTGttatagcatgcctaagttgcagGTATTGGAAAAATTAGGTATTTGGTAGGTTAAATTCTGCGTGGAGTGATTGAAAATCACGCAATATACCCCCACAATATAGTTGTGGAATATATTTCAGTCCTCTAGCTAACCAATTGGAGAACTTTTCCAATTTGTTTAATTCCAGGTAGTTTCTGTTATTCCAGATACGAGACCAGTTTGTATAACCCGTGTACTGaagatgttgttttgttttgttccataCTTTGTCTATAAGCTGTAGCGTGGGGTATTGAGTCAGTGCTCCCAGTTCACCTGCCTCTATGCACTCCACAAGTTCACCACACGACACCTGAGTGCACACAATATTGCGGATGGGGTCAGAGGGGTCAGGACAGAGCCAGCCCGTCAGATGTTGCATCTGAGCTGCTATAAAGTAAAGAAATGGATTTGGTACCGCCAGTCCCCCCGAGTCCTTAGCCTCTTGTAAGGTCTCTAGTTTTATTCTTGGAACCTGTTTCCTCCATATTAATGCACGGTAGATGGTGTTACATCTCTTAAATATGTGGACAGGGATCCAGACAGGGGCATTGTGGAGCGCATAGAGTATTTGTGGATTCCAAATCATCTTTATCAAATTGCATCTGCCGACTACGGAGAGTGGCAATTTAATCcagctggtgtttttttcctgaaattgtttAAGTATTGGGTCTGTATTAAGCTTTATATAATATTCTAGGTTAGGATGTATAATTATTCCTAGGTATTTAAACTTATCGACTATTTTGATCTGTTCAGCTATCTGAGGTAGGGGCCCTGTTAGTGGATCTAAGGGTAGTAGTgtggatttgtcccaatttattgtgaACCCAGAAAAGGTTCCAAATGTGTGTATTAATTCCATTAGCTTGATCAGTGAGGTGGAGGTATCACCCAGAAAGAAAAGTGCATCATCAGCATATAGTGCCAATTTGTCCTCTATTTCACCTCGTTTGAATCCCACTATGTCTGGGTTCCCTCTTATGGCTGCCGCTAGAGGTTCTATGGCTAGAGCGAAGAGtaatggggaaaggggacatccttgtctggttcccctATAAAGTTCAAAGGAAGAAGACAAGGTGTTGTTTATCCTAATACATGCCTTAGGGGCCTTGTATAATAATTTAATCCAAGAAATTATATTATCCCCCAGATTAAATTTTTCTAATATTTTCCACAAGTATTCCCATTCGACGCTATTGAACGCCTTAGCGGCATCAAGTGAGAGGATAGCTTTCTGTCCTTGATTATCAGTGGGTATTTGCATATTGAGATAGAGACGCCGGAGATTGTTTGCCGTAGATCTATTTGGTATGAAGCCAGACTGGTCCGGGTGGACTAATTTAGATACCACTTTTGAGAGTCTCATGGCAATTACCTTTGTAAGAATTTTTAGATCTGCATTTAACAATGATATAGGTCTGTATGACTCAGGTTTATCAGGTTCTTTTCCGGGTTTTAGAATAACTACCACCACCGCTTCATACATGGATCTCGGCAAGGAATCTGTGTTAAGCGTTTCTGTTAATGTATGGAGTAGTTCCGGCATGAGTATTCCTGCAAATTTTTTGTATAGCTCTATGGGCAATCCGTCATTACCTGGGGCCTTTGAGTTTGGGAATGAAGCTAGTGCAGTATGCAGTTCCTCAATATTAATAGGAGCGTTTAAGAGCTGCCTGTCTGTATCCTGAAGCTGGGGTAGAGTAATAGAATCTAGAAATTGTGTCAGATCCTCTTCAGGGTAAGACACCTTTGAAGAGTATAGATCTTGAAAGAAGGAGGAAAACTCCTTCAGTATAGAAGGTGTATCTGTGACAGTCTGTGATAAAGGTGTTGTGATGCTGTGAATTACTTGAGGTGGTTGTTGTGACCTGGCTATCATAGCCAACATGTGGCCagttttttccccttcctcaaagtatGTTTGGGATGTAAAGAACCTCTTGTTGTCTGCTTGTTGTAAATGTATAGTACGATGTAATTTCTGTGCGTCCGTCCATTGCCGTTCATGGTCAGGCATTGGAGATCGCAGAAACAATTCTTCCGCTTTCTCATCTAGGAAATGTTTAAGCTGGATATAGGGCCAGAATGGGAATGAGCCTGTGTCAGAGCACTCAGCAAGTTCAGCTTGCTGCATAAAGCGGCCCCTTCGTAAAAAAATGTTGGGCTAGCATATCAGTTTGCGGCCATTCGCATATTAAAAAGGCTCTGGATAAGCCTGCGGGAAAATCCGGGTTGTTTCATACCGGAGTGATGGGACACAATTTAGCCGAGACTGCGTGAGCAGCGCAAGCCTTGTCAAACTCTTGAAGGGTGGCACCAATTATAGGGTGGGTTAAAGCAACTGGAGATATATGCGCCTTTGAGAGCCAAGGGGTGTGGTATAAATCCGAGTTCGCTGTTAGGTATTCTAAAGTCACCCAATATTTACATCTGCTATGTACTTTCCAGTTGACAATTTGCGCTAAGTGTACTGCCCGATAATAGCATTGCAGGTCAGGTAGGCCTATTTCTCCGCATGCCTTAGGAAGCACCAGCTTCTTCCAGCTTATCCGTGGGGGTTTATTACACCAGAGGAAGGTTCTACATATGGACTGGTAAAGTTCAAAAAAGGAAGGTGGTAGGCGTATAGGTAGTGTTTGAAGTTTGTAAAGCAGCCTGGAGAGGATCGTCATTTTAATGATGGACGCACGCCCAAACCAGGAAATGGTGGATTTATCCCATTTTGGAGATCATGACGTATATTCTGTAATTTCGTTTGGAAGTTTCTGCTGTAAAGCTCTGCTAGATCAGTAGGAAGGTGGATACCCAGATAGGTTATGGCTCCGTTTTCCATTAAAAAGGAAAATTAAGTTGACAATGCTTGGCCAGTGTCGTGGGTAGGGATACATTCAACGCGAATGATTTGGAGTAATTGATTTTTAGGGTGGACATTAGTTTGAAATGCTCCAAAATTTGCAGGAGATTGGGTAAGGACGTAAGTGGTGAAGAAAGAAACAATAGTACGTCATCCGCAAAGGCCACAGTCTTAAATCCTTATGCCTTTAACATCTGGGTTGGCTCGAATGCAACAGAGAAGGGGTTCTAGTGTAAGTATGTACAgtaagggagagagggggcatccctgtctagttccagtatggatggagaaggcattcgacagatgGCCATTAACCTTTACCTTAGCTTTAGAGTTAGCATATAATGAAAAGATGAAGGCCCGCATGCAGGACCTAAGCCCCAGCAAGGTCAAGACtgcttccatatagtcccaggccactctgttgaatgccttctccacgTCCATTGCCAGGGCGAGTTGCCAAAATTTTGGCAAAGAGTTTAACGTCCACATTAAGCAGAGAGATTGGACGATAACTGGCTACATTAGGAAGGGTCCTTCCCTTCCTTGGGAATTACAGATATAAGCTCAGATAGAAGTCTATCTGAGCTACAAGAGTCGGTGGAGAGTGAATTAAATGCTTTTAGCAAGCTCGGCGCTAGGACGTTTTATAATACAGGGCcgtaaaaccatctgggcctggactcttgccTGGTTTTATGGTTTTAAGTGCCTATAGGAATTCTTCCAAGGTCAAGGGAGCTTCTAAAGCCAGGGAGTCATCAGATGACAGAGCTGCAGGGCTGTGTTGACTTCTGAAATCTCAAATTAATTCCTGGCGTTTCGAGAATTCAACAGGATTTGTGTCTCCTGGGCGTAAGTTATATAGTTTGCTGTAGAAGCAATAAAACTGCTGTGCTATGTCCTCATTTTTAGTGTGTATCCTACCCGTGGAGTCTACAATGCGATGGACTGTGGAAGCCAGTTTACGCTGCTGAGTAGCTCTAGCCAATAGCCCACCCAGTTTATTACCCTGCTCAAAGAAGAGTTTTTGGGATAGGACATTGCCCCTGTGCGCCCTTATGAAAAGTTCTTCTAGTAAGAGTGTTTCCGCCAGTTCTTGTGATGTTTTGAGTGCTAATGTGCGTTTGTGCTGAGCCTCTAAGGTACGTATTGTGGTGGACAGCGCTAGTATTAGTGCTTGACACAAGGCCGAAAGTAACTGGCCTCTAAtaacacatttatgggcctcccattgtgtcatGGGAGAGACATGCGGCGTATTATTGCGACTAAAGAATGGAGTGGAGGTGACCATATCGGGTAATTGTAGGGCAATTGTGGCGGGGTGGTGTTTAGACAGCGTCATGTTTTCGATCGATGCACTGTGAAGATAAGGTAAGTCTGCTTGTGTAATAAATAGGTAGTCCAGTCTTGAGTACTTGTTGTGCGGAGATGAGAAAAAGGTATCGTCTTTGTCTTGGGGGTAAAGGGTACTCCAGGAGTCCTGTAATGCTAGGGATGCAAGCTGGAGCTTGATTTGGCGAAGGGCAGAGTAGGGGAGAGAGGAGGTGCCAGTGGAGGTATCCAGCAAGAGGTACGTTGAGGTCACCCCCCACAGGAAAATAAATCTTCCCTCCGGGTCTATTAGTTGGTCTTCAATGTCTAAAGTTATCCCTTTAGACAGTAGGATGGATACTTCCTTAGTCTTATAGTTAGGGCAGATGGCATGGTAAGCTTTGGGAAAGAAATTATTATGGAAGCGTGGGGCAGAGCCCgatttaaagtgcgtttcttgaatgAAAAGGATTTGTGCTCTAAGTCGGTGTGCTTCTGCTAGGATGCTTTTTAAGGATGTTTAGTCCTTTAGCATTCAAAAAATATACTTTAAGAGAGAGGGGTCTGAGCATGTCGAATTAAGCAACATAGTAGGTGTTGAGGCGTAAGTACACCGGGATGAGCTTATTAGTGGACTACCCAAGCCTGTATGTGCTGGAGAGGGcagtgggggaggaggggaagggaggaaaagaagaaaagagaagaagggCAAAAGAGAAAGAGacaaggaagggggaggagagaaaaaaagggggaaaaacccCTTATAGAGAGCGAGGAGTGAGACCTCAAAGAGAAACTTCCGGAGGTGGAGACAGGCCTGCTCTTCCACCTAAATAGACCAGGAAAGGGTAATATTGGGAAAAGGGGATGGGGACCCGGAGATTTTCAAAGGGGAACCAGCCACTCTGAGGTGGGATAGAAGTCTAACACCGGATTATTAGATAGCATCGACAAACCACGGCTAACATACCAGAAAAAAAAGTGACATACAGAACAGCATCAACAAACATGAGCCATGAAGGTCAGGAGGGAGTTCTCTCAAGTTAGTAAAGGTTTAATTCCTAGTCCACTCCCATTAAGCCCCAAAGCTAAAGATATACTCTATAAAGGAGATTCGGAAGTTTGGACTGTTGGAAGATTAGTTTCCCTCTAGCTCTCTTCAGCCGAGAGGTAGGTGCCCTCGAGCACTGGCTTTCACATCAGTAAGCTGGGTTGTGGCCGTGATACCCTCGCAACTGTCCGAAGTTCAGCTCACTTACATCCATAGTTAACGAACATtactgtcagactttcacgtacctgactgacgagcccgatacagcaggggaaggtctcccttacATATCTGATTCCCGGCCCCTGATAGtataaacagaaggcacgggagcacagagtggtatgagagcctggcgggtgacttgcagcAATAATGCCCAGGATCCCGGTGCAAGCAGACTGGAAGTTCGTGGtcagcacaggcagcagatgcagagcaggataggcaggtccagtcacaggcagagttggtagcaggcggtcagcacggtacaggggagcaggcagattcagtgtccaggtcacaggcagggtttggcaacaggcgggcagcgtagtacaagggagcaggcagattgaAGGTCAAAGGCAGacgggggtcaggtgcaggcagatagcagagagtAATCCAATAGACAAGGAGATCAAACGTTCAGACAGGTAAACAGGGAAGCACaggtactgggagctgcagatcggacagcaccgagcaaagtgcTCCAGCAGTTTAAATAGGGCGATTGATGCCAAACGCAGTGTGCGCGCACACGCACACCCGCACACGGTGTGCACGGGCGCGTGTCCACGCGCGCCGGCGCGCACCGGCGTACCCCAGGGCACCCAGTACTGGATCTATTTCGGGAGCTTCCCTGACAATTACAATGTACAAACAGCCTAGCCTACCCGTCCGGTTGCCTCCATGGAGGAGTTGTTAGCAGAGATGTCAATGTCCACAGGAGTATGAGGAGTAAATTGTACCTCTGGCAATTCAGTCCCCCGGGAAGAGGGGCGGGCAGCCAGAATAGCCCGCCCTGAGATCCTGTAGGGCCCACCTCCATAACGGGAGTAGAATCAGGCCCTGAGTAGAACAGTGACATCTCCACCAGCAACTTTACTGTATTGTCGGTCCATCAGGGGGACCCTCCTTCTTGTCCACTGAATCGTGTGGTCCATGATTTGCCATGAGTCACATGAAGCGGGCTATATTTTCCCCAGTTAGCATGTGCGCAATATTACCTCTATGATGACAGACCTATTCAAAGCTACAAAAGGCACCAGCACtgcgaaaaattaaaaaattaagtaTCATACAACAGTAGTGATGGCCAGGGCTAGGGACAATCAGACAAGGCAAATTCAAGAAATGGTTACCAATGTGGAGAAGCACTTTGGTGACCTGTGCCAAATCTATGCTGGTTACGTGCGTAAAACTGCCAGATTGCGGGACAGGGCAGATCTCCTGGTGAGAGAGGTCCATGCGTATGCGGACACTGAAATACCAAACCTTAAACGTGGGTTGAAGTGCTTTGCTGATGAACTTGCCAAACTTCAGGATTATCGCCAAGCAAAGGTTGAAAGACTTGAAGCCAAAGTGGTTGAACCATTGAAAAGCTATGGTTCCATTATTAAGCTTAAAAGGGAGGACCTTAAAGTGACGCTAACTGCTCGGAATAGAGAAGCAAAGCAAATGTCTCAGCTGGAGAAAACTCGCCAGAGAAATCCATCAGATCGGCAAATCATTTCACAGGCTGAGACAGAGCTACAAAGAGCCACGATGAATGCTGCACGCATAAGCTGCCAACTTGAGGAAACGATTGATAATTTTGAAAAGCAAAAAATTAAAGACCTAAAGAAAATATTTGGAGAAATTGTCACCGTCGAAATGGTGTTCCATGCGAAAGCTCTGGAGGTACTGACTGCTGCCTTTCATCATATTGAAGATATTGATGAGGAGGAGGATTTACAGGTTTTCAGAAGTTCTCTGCACCCACCAGATTTTCAGTCTCGACTTGACATTGTACGTGCTAATTCAAAAACGGGATCCAAGAAACAAACGTCCTCTTCGTTCACGCTCAcaacaatcctctgaagatgacccgtggggtcgaaacgcgtcagttcatATACACGATTCATGTATCAATTTCATCCTTAATATTTGAATACTGTACTGTCATGTCAGTGATGCCGTTTTTATCTTTTgcaccacagctcatgttttgattGACTGTGCTTACAACCTCTTTTGATACTTTGTTACCATTAAAAATCTCATTTATGTAACTTTATGCAGTaccttttttgctgcctagaaaacccctcacgGGAGACAATCCCTTATTCTTATAATACTATCcggggtgtgcagccatttcttttctCCTATGAGTGTCTTTCCATTTCAATTACAGACTGTATCTCTTGGTGGCTCACCTTCCCGTCCTCTAGGCCTAAGGGCCCTGTGACATCTTTCTATCTCTATGGGCACATCTGGGGGCCTGCCAAGGAGTGTATTACATAttgctaagtcgcctgacaggtcgccccagtgtgaaTCGCCACTTATCGTTTTTAACAAActaagttttttacttttttttcaaagaataagaaaagaaacaaaaaaaaaatacaaagagccTGTGAAGACAACAGGAGTAGGTAACAATGCCTTCACAAGTTATGGTGGAAGAATTAATAAACATTGAGGGAAATAGTGAGCAGTACAACCAATGAATTagaaagttttaacagaaacaattcAGTATTGTCCGTGGtaattttttatttgcacttaCATATAGTATTTcaagacaagcttttggggtatgtccccttcttcaaggtccaagaagTACTAAATTAACAAAGGTtccagaaaaatgttaaaaaagcatacactttattaccaaaagtattgggacacctgcctttacactcacatgaattttaatgacatcccaatcttagtccgtagggttcaatattgagttggcccaccctgtgcagctacaacagcttcaactcttctgggaggctatccacaaggtttaggagtgtgtctattgaaatgtttgaccattcttccagaagcgcatttgtgaggtcaggcactgattttcgagaaaaggcctggctcgcagtcttcgatagtgttctatcaggttaaggtcaggactctgcaggccagtcaagttcctccaccccaaactcactcatccatgtctttatggatcttgctttgtgcaccagtgagcagtcatgttggaacaggaaggggccatccccaaactgtccccacaaagttgggagcatgaaattgtcccaaaTGTCTCTGtaagctgacgccttaagagttcccttcactggaactaaggggccaagcccaacccctgaaaaacaaccccacaccataatcccccctccacctaatgatttggactGGCCTacgttcacacctgagcagagtatATTCCTTgtgattttgaagcatttttttctAGGAGTTtttgagcaaataaaaaaaaaatggacaaaaatgcACATATACAGGTGCCCTTTTTGAAATATCCGGGACCAAAAAGGCCTGAAAAAAGTTCATGTAATTTCTTGAGCATGGAGCTACTGAGTGTACAAGCCTGAACAAGGATAATCAGAAAGAATGAAATTGTGCATGTTGAACGCatggggactgctataggtgaaaaataaaataacaatctgTTGCTCTGCTGTGATAAAATCTTGCATATACAATGTGGAAAAATTATAAATAATGCCGCACTAATATAAAATTGAGAAACTACcgtaataaatatatacacaaaataGTAATGATACACATACATGGGAATCACTCCCAGAATAGTGACTGGCAATCCTGTGCGGCGGTGAAACGGAATTCCCAGTGCTGCACAAGATTAAAGTCCAGTGATGTGAAACAAACAACAACTGCTACAATCAAACAAAACTCTTCCACTTGAGTGCCAATTTTATAGTCCACACAATGTGATCCTATCAATGGGAGTGAATTCCTCCAAACGCTATTATCCTTCACcacaaaaaactaaaaatgatGTGAAATCTTATTGGTGATTGAATCCCCAATCTTCGGTGCTGCAAATCCAAACTCTTCTCCAGTGCACCGCCATGCAGTGAATATAGGGTGGACTCGTACCTGTTTCATAGACCTGTACAATAGGTCTAGGAACACTTTTATCCCCAACTTTGTGGTGGTCAGGTGTAAAAGCCGTCCAGGGATGATCTAAGGTTTCTGTGGACAGAGCTCAACACCACTGatgttccctgatgaagtcacgtgacgatacGTGTAGGTAGGAGCCAGGTGATGTCACGGACCAGGATCGAGGAGTAGCGACAGGTGCAGTTCTGACACACGCTGGATGTTTTTATCTGGATGCATTGTAACAAGATATTACCTAGTGAGTGTTATTTTAATGTGTGAATAAAGtgactgacatttacatacactatgGCAGTCTGTAAATGGTGTTTAGCTCTGTCCACAGAAACCCTCAAAATATTACAGCCTACGCTAGCGAGGAGCAGAGGGAGAGGAGACAGCTGAGGTTTATCTTAAAGGGAATGTCCTTTGAGCATCCCTGGATGGCTTATACACCTGGCCACCCCGAAGTTGGCGATAAAAGCATTCCTAGACCTATTGTACAGGTCTATGACAAGTAAGAGTCCACCCTATATTCACTGCATGGTGGTGCACTGGGGCGTAATTCTATGTATGGCTAtggtgtgttaaaaatatcttattattaatattgatattaattaacaactttgtgtaaaaaatacatttttattttctttcatgcattttccaaaaaactgtggCAAAAAATTTCAATTTAAAACACTCACTTCTTGAGCTCAAACCATATGATGggatcaggaaattagatgcgtaatttatgtttCTTGAAAGCCCAAAGATGCTCCTTGGATTTAGGGCCTCTCTATGCATCTAGGCCgtcatgtccaaagtctggcccgcgggCCAGTCGCAGCCCGCGTCCAGGTTTCGGacagcccgcctggtaattttgacatatatatcttctgTGGCCCCAAACTAATCCCCAAGccgccgggggccacaaaagatagatatgctggctgccttggagggggcgggacgagtgccgtgcatacaggagaggagtatttcctgtttacccagcgtcctgtgtaaaaggaagtcccgtctcctgcactgccattggacaactgttctgtccatcataggaggcggaactttcaattaaagaggccgccgataaaaacaggagtttctgctgtatgtctgttggcgctcgtcctgccccctccctgtctcctccaaggcaatacagtgggtgctgcattcatggcaatacggtgggtgctgcattcatggcaatggagttggtgctgcattcatggcaatacggtgggtgctgcattcatggcaatggagttggtgctgcattcatggcaatacggtgggtgctgcattcatggcaatggagttggtgctgcattcatggcaatagagtgggggctgcattcatggcaatggagtggaggctgcattcatggcaatggggtgggggctgcattcatggtaatggagtTGGTTGCTGCAAttatggcaatacggtgggtgctgcattcatggcaatacggtgggtgctgcattcatggcaatggagtgggtgctgcattcgtgCCAAtgaagtgggtgctgcattcatggcaatacggtgggtgctgcattcatggcaatacggtgggtgctgaattcatg contains:
- the LOC141113340 gene encoding CBY1-interacting BAR domain-containing protein 1-A-like, translating into MHCEDKYHTTVVMARARDNQTRQIQEMVTNVEKHFGDLCQIYAGYVRKTARLRDRADLLVREVHAYADTEIPNLKRGLKCFADELAKLQDYRQAKVERLEAKVVEPLKSYGSIIKLKREDLKVTLTARNREAKQMSQLEKTRQRNPSDRQIISQAETELQRATMNAARISCQLEETIDNFEKQKIKDLKKIFGEIVTVEMVFHAKALEVLTAAFHHIEDIDEEEDLQVFRSSLHPPDFQSRLDIVRANSKTGSKKQTSSSFTLTTIL